The Pseudomonas sp. PDM14 genomic interval CAACATCATCATCATGACCGACGCTGACGTCGACGGCTCGCACATCCGCACCCTGCTGCTGACCTTCTTCTTCCGTCAGTTGCCGGAGCTGGTCGAGCGTGGCTACATCTATATCGCCCAGCCGCCGCTGTACAAGGTCAAGAAGGGCAAGCAGGAGCAGTACATCAAGGACGACGAGGCCATGGAGGAATACATGACCCAGTCGGCCCTCGACGAGGCCAGCCTGCACGTCAACGAGAATGCCCCGGGTCTTTCCGGCGCAGCGCTGGAGAAGTTGGTCAACGATTACCGCAGTGTGATGAAGACCCTCGGCCGTCTGTCCCGCGTCTACCCGCAGGACATCACCGAGCACTTCGTCTACCTGCCGCGCGTGCCGGTCGAGCAACTGGCCGACCAGGCCGCCATGCAAACCTGGCTGGAAGGCCTGCAGGCACGCCTGAAGAGCGTGGAGAAATCCGGCCAGACCTTCACCGCCAGCTTGCGTGAAGATCGCGAGCGTCACCTGTGGCTGCCAGAAGTCGAGATCATGGCCCACGGTCTGTCCAGCTACATCACCTTCAACCGTGATTTCTTCGCCAGCAACGATTACCGCACGGTAACCACGCTCGGCGAGCAGCTGAACAGCCTGCTGGAAGACGGTGCATACGTGCAGCGTGGCGAGCGCAAGAAGCCGGTCACCACCTTCAAGGAAGCCCTGACCTGGCTGATGACCGAAAGCACCAAGCGTCACAGCATCCAGCGCTATAAAGGGCTGGGCGAGATGAACCCGGAGCAGCTGTGGGAAACCACCATGGACCCGTCCGTGCGCCGCATGCTCAAGGTCACCATTGAGGACGCGATCGCTGCAGACCAGATCTTCAACACCCTGATGGGCGATGCCGTGGAGCCGCGCCGCGACTTCATCGAAAGCAATGCCCTGGCGGTGTCCAACCTGGACTTCTGATTCACTGCTTCGTTGTCGCGAGAAACCCGGCCATCTGCCGGGTTTTTTGTTTTCAATCAGGTAGTTGCGGCATCTACGAGTGAGCTTCGCCACCCGTCTCGCATGGGCGTCGCATCATCTGGCTGTTCGCGGGTGGACAGCTTCTTCTATAGTGGCTGAAACCAGATGCAGCTGAAGACCGCGAGGGCCGCCACAGGGCCGCCAACCAGGGCTGACAGCCACGACCCCAGGCTCCCATGATTGCCCATACGCCCACTATTTTTGCCTGCGTTGCCCTCGTCGCCACGGTCATGGCCTTTTGCCTGATCCTCGCTGGCCAGGTGAATCACCGTGACGGCCTGTTCACCACCGGCTGCGGCCTGTTGGCCCATGCGCTGGCCTACGTCTGCTACACCCTCTACGGCCATGCACCACTCTGGCTGACCTACAGCGTGGCCAACACGCTGCTGGCAGTAGCCCTGGCCTTCTACCTGGCGAGCATCTATCGCATCCGTGCGCTGGCGGTGCCCTGGTGGATGGTCCTGAGCCTGCCGCTGTTGATGGCCTTGCTGATGGTCGTGCTGATCGAGCACCGCGAGCCGCGCATGCTCGCCTCCTCCAGTGTGCTGATGCTGCAATGTCTACTTATCGTTGTCGTTGCGCAGCGACGTGCCTCGCCAGGCGGCCGCGCGCATGTATTGCTTATCATCGGCGGCGGCATCAGCCTGATCGGCCTCGGTTTGCGGGTAGTGGCCATTCTGTTCGGCACGGCGCCGGAGATGCAGTACGACGTCAGCAACCTCAAGCAGACCATCTCCGTCAGCATCGGCACGGTGACGGTGATGATGTTCTCGCTGGGCCTGGTGCTGCTGTCCAAGGAGCGCAGTGAGGCTTCGCTGCACCACATGGCCCTGCGCGATGCGTTGACCGGCATGCTCAACCGCCGGGCGATCCTCGAGCAGCTGTCGGGCGAGCTGGAGCGCGCACGGCGTGCCGGCAGCTCGCTGGCGATCGCCATGATCGACATCGACCACTTCAAGCAGATCAACGACCAGTACGGCCACCTTGCCGGCGACGAAGTGCTCTGCCACTGCGTACGTCACCTGTCGCAGCAACTGCGCCAGTCCGACACCATCGGCCGTTACGGTGGCGAAGAGTTTCTCCTGTTGCTTCCCGATACCCCACCTGCAGGGGCCATGACCGTGGTCGATGCACTTCGCCAGTCCCTGGCTGCCAACCCTGCCCTGTTCGGCAAGCGCAGCATCCCCCTGAGCTTCAGCGCCGGGCTCTGGTGCGGTGTGCCGGGTCCCGGGGATAGCTCCGACAGCCTCATCGCCAGGGCGGATGCGGCGCTGTATGCAGCCAAGCAGGATGGGCGCAACACCTTGCGCCTGCTGCAGGCAGGCGATGCCCAGGATGGTTTCCGCAGCCTTGCGGGTGCAGCGCTCTGAGCGGTGTTCACGCGGCATGAAAAAGCCCGGCATGTGCCGGGCTTTTTTGTCAGGCGCTGACGATCACGCCCACCAGTAACGCACCATGTGGAAGAAGATTGGTGCGGCGAAGCACACCGAATCCAGACGGTCGAGCATGCCGCCGTGGCCTTCGATCATGTGGCCCCAGTCCTTCACGCCGCGATCGCGCTTGATCGCCGACATCACCAGGCCACCGGCGAAGCCGAGCAGGTTGACGGTCAGTGCCAGGCCGGCGGCCTGCCAGAAGCTGAACGGGGTAATCCAGCACAGCAGGGCGCCGACCAGGGTGGCCAGGGCCACACCGCCAACGAAGCCTTCCACGGTCTTCGAGGGCGACAGCAGCGGCGCGATCTTGTGTTTGCCGAACAGCTTGCCGCAGACGTACTGCAGCACGTCGGAGAGCTGCACGACGATCACCAGCCAGGCGATCAGCAGCAGGTTGCGCCCTTCGTAGCCCGGGATGTCCAGGGTCAGCAGCGCCGGCACCGCGGAGATGCAGTACACCGCGATCATCAGCCCCCACTGCACCTTCGACGCGCGCTCGAGAAAACGCGTGGTATCGCCACCCAGCGAGGCCAGGATCGGCAGCAGCAGGAACAGGTAGACCGGGATGAAGATGCTGAACATGCCGTACCAGTCGATGCCGATCAACAGGTACTGCACCGGCAGGGCGAAGTAGAACGCGGCCACCAGTGCCGGGTAGTCACTGCGCCGGGTTGGGGTCAGCGTCATGAACTCGCGCAGGGCGTAGAACGACACGCCGTAGAACAGGATGATCACGCCGATATTGCCGAACAGGAAGGCGATACCGATCACCAGCACCATTACCCACCAGGCGTTGATGCGGGCGTTGAGGTTGTCGATCACCGCGTTGGGCGCGCCGCCGGAGCGGCGCTTGAGGATGAAACCGATCAGCGAGGCCAGGAGCAGGACGGCACCGATACCGGCGAACAGCAGCAGGGTATTACGATCCATCTCAGGCCTCCTCGGGCGCCAGTTCCAGCAGGGCGTTGCGCGCGCGTTCGAGGAACGCGGCCTTGTCTTCGTCGGCCAGCCGCTCCAGCGGCGCACCGAAACTCAGCGTGCACAGCAGTGGCAGCGGCAGCGCCCTGCCCTTGGGCATGACGCGGTTGAGGTTGGCGATCCATACCGGGACCAGCTCGACCTGCGGTGCGGCATTGGCCAGGTGGAAGATGCCGCTCTTGAATGGCAGCAGCGGCTCGTCACTGAGGTTGCGCGTGCCTTCGGGGAAGATGATCAGCGAGTCGCCCTGCTCCAGCGCGTCGAGCATCGGCTGCAGCGGGTTGTGCTCGGGATTGCTGCGGTCACGGTCGACCAGCACGCCGTTGAACACGTCGTTGATCAGGAAGCTGCGCAGCCCGCCCTTCTGCCAGTAATCGGCGCCTGCGACCGGACGGGTGCGCCGGCGCAGCTCGTCCGGCAGCGAGGCCCAGAGCAGGACGAAGTCGCCGTGGCTGCTGTGGTTGGCGTAGTACAGGCGCTGGACCGGCTGCGCAGTGCAGCCCAGCCAGAGCGCGCGAGCCCCGGTGAGCAGGCGTGCTCCCGAGGTGATGGCGAAGGCGGTGAGTGAAGCGAGCATGGACAACTCCTATCCAGCGAAGGAAAACCAGGGCACGACCAGGATCATGGTCAGGGCCAGAAACAGTTGCGCGGCCAGCCACAGGGCTTGCAGGCGCAGCAGACGCCAGGCGCCGCGGATGCGTGCATCCCAGGGGCGTGAGGCGTGTGTGGCGGGTTGCAGGTGCAGCTCGAGCAGGGCGCTGTCGAGCTCGGCGATACGTACCCCACGCTGCGCCGGATCCGCCGCCAGGGCGGCGAACAGCTCCGCATCGAGGGCCGTGCGGATGGCCCAGTACTTCTGCACCAGGCCAAGCAGGATCAGCAGCACGCAGGGCAGAGCCATGAGCAGGTTGCCGCGGCCGATCAGCATCGGCAGCAGTCCGCCGGCCAGGCCCAGCAGGGTCAGGCCGGTAGAAAGCTGGTCGATCTGGCGGCCGCGGCGCAGCAGGCTGGCGATCAGCAGCAAGGACATTTCAGAGGCCATGGACCACCTCGCGAATGATGGGTTGAGAGTCGGGCAGCCGCTGCATCAGTGTCAGGGCCTGCCGATGCTCGTCGCCAAGGACGATCTGCGGGCGCGCCTGGCGAATCCGTAGCAGCGCGTCGTCGACGCTCTGGCAGCCGCCGTACTGCAGCAGCCAGGCGGCAATAGCGCAGGCGCTGCGCGAGTAACCTAGCGCACAGCAGACCAGCAGCGGGCCGTGCTCGCGCAGCGCCTCGATGGCATGCGCCGCGCGCTGGCAGTCCTCTGCCGTGGGTGGCAGCAGATCCAGCAGCGGCAGCGAGCGATAGGTCGATTGCCCGGAGCTGTCCATCGGCAGCTCGGCACACAGGTCGAGCAGCGCTGGATACTGCCAGGCTTCCTGCGCACGGGGCAGACGGCCGAGCCAGATACCTGCGACCACTTCGCCGGCGTGCGGATGACGGCGCGTCCACAACCGGGAATTGATCCAGGCACC includes:
- a CDS encoding GGDEF domain-containing protein; this encodes MIAHTPTIFACVALVATVMAFCLILAGQVNHRDGLFTTGCGLLAHALAYVCYTLYGHAPLWLTYSVANTLLAVALAFYLASIYRIRALAVPWWMVLSLPLLMALLMVVLIEHREPRMLASSSVLMLQCLLIVVVAQRRASPGGRAHVLLIIGGGISLIGLGLRVVAILFGTAPEMQYDVSNLKQTISVSIGTVTVMMFSLGLVLLSKERSEASLHHMALRDALTGMLNRRAILEQLSGELERARRAGSSLAIAMIDIDHFKQINDQYGHLAGDEVLCHCVRHLSQQLRQSDTIGRYGGEEFLLLLPDTPPAGAMTVVDALRQSLAANPALFGKRSIPLSFSAGLWCGVPGPGDSSDSLIARADAALYAAKQDGRNTLRLLQAGDAQDGFRSLAGAAL
- a CDS encoding phosphatidate cytidylyltransferase, which codes for MDRNTLLLFAGIGAVLLLASLIGFILKRRSGGAPNAVIDNLNARINAWWVMVLVIGIAFLFGNIGVIILFYGVSFYALREFMTLTPTRRSDYPALVAAFYFALPVQYLLIGIDWYGMFSIFIPVYLFLLLPILASLGGDTTRFLERASKVQWGLMIAVYCISAVPALLTLDIPGYEGRNLLLIAWLVIVVQLSDVLQYVCGKLFGKHKIAPLLSPSKTVEGFVGGVALATLVGALLCWITPFSFWQAAGLALTVNLLGFAGGLVMSAIKRDRGVKDWGHMIEGHGGMLDRLDSVCFAAPIFFHMVRYWWA
- a CDS encoding lysophospholipid acyltransferase family protein; the protein is MLASLTAFAITSGARLLTGARALWLGCTAQPVQRLYYANHSSHGDFVLLWASLPDELRRRTRPVAGADYWQKGGLRSFLINDVFNGVLVDRDRSNPEHNPLQPMLDALEQGDSLIIFPEGTRNLSDEPLLPFKSGIFHLANAAPQVELVPVWIANLNRVMPKGRALPLPLLCTLSFGAPLERLADEDKAAFLERARNALLELAPEEA